Proteins found in one Anaeromicrobium sediminis genomic segment:
- a CDS encoding tyrosine-type recombinase/integrase: MKRETAILFVIYSAGLILGEVIILKVDDIDSKRMMIHIKQAKGRKYRYTVLSDTALKILRQYAKEYRPKDWLFPGGNEGEHLHDRSVQKIFKRACEKAKIKKNATVHILRHSFATHLLEGGTDLRCAILERGYMCIASCSSGSGDPFFIPINQGDNPPVFRVFHDFGEDTDLILKEGMSLVAEKLSDFFRNAIV, encoded by the coding sequence TTGAAGAGGGAAACAGCCATATTATTTGTAATATATTCAGCAGGTCTTATATTAGGAGAAGTTATTATATTAAAAGTTGATGATATAGATAGCAAGAGGATGATGATTCATATAAAACAGGCAAAGGGGAGAAAGTATAGGTATACCGTATTATCAGATACAGCACTTAAAATCCTTAGGCAATATGCAAAGGAATATAGACCAAAGGACTGGCTTTTTCCAGGTGGAAATGAAGGCGAACATCTCCATGATAGGTCAGTTCAGAAGATATTTAAAAGAGCATGTGAGAAAGCCAAGATAAAGAAGAATGCAACTGTTCATATATTAAGGCATTCATTTGCTACACATCTGCTAGAAGGCGGTACAGATCTCAGATGTGCAATTTTAGAAAGAGGATATATGTGTATTGCTAGTTGCTCGTCAGGGTCCGGAGATCCTTTTTTTATACCAATAAACCAGGGCGATAATCCACCTGTTTTTAGAGTTTTCCATGATTTTGGAGAAGATACTGATTTGATTCTTAAAGAAGGTATGTCATTGGTAGCAGAAAAATTATCAGATTTTTTTAGAAACGCAATAGTTTAA
- a CDS encoding tetratricopeptide repeat protein, with protein MSNKRKSIFLVVVITILLSTNITNAISNLTHTYNKTGLELMDKEKYEEAIGYFEKSLKASPKYEDDFLKNPNKIYEKDDELWDAPLNNLSWAYYELGEYEKSVRYIKESLRILPNDDVEYFNGAKTYFELGDVDTALGYYKKAAEMTTEYYEAYFGIGRCYYEKGEYKKALNAFNKYLEYNKDSINTNLFKVYCYLYDNKEKDALIYINYLMKTYPDNHNIYYDKAEVLKTIGNYDKIKEFYDDYIEKFSEKGNLEYDMGRMAYSKGRFEEALNYFTRATQKDNENEYYHIAIGYTYRELGQLEKASQHGEKAIRVNPNSYAGYTLLGDVEITRQDYVKAIEFFNKSINIQPNFESAYEGKLAALYLNKRYEKVIESGLKYEEMFENNYGISLYLGNSYFQLLKYDEAIDEYKNIYSIDPENSMVLSSISMSYFYLDDFNNARNFANKALKIDPMDPNSLFVKEYLEDMDKPIVNLIDELFKEEYLYYGELKDYNNEIKDYLDKKNLSNGNVDKLLNELKKEDDIFTYSIYGKNYDYVEKEEEESEIFTWADKDKYYVKIDNFYLNTDEQFIKFIDSIDNPENKKLIIDLRYNTGGTTESANIILDTLLPECIVSSTVDRNNKKSEYKSDAAQTKFEKIYVFVDKDTASAAELLTLGLKDKLENVTIIGEKTFGKGVGQVVYNHKKKHILLAIVNHKWYVGDKNVLGVGIEPDIKVSGPTKEDYFKYVN; from the coding sequence GTGTCAAATAAAAGAAAAAGCATATTTTTAGTAGTAGTTATAACAATTCTTTTAAGTACTAATATTACTAATGCCATATCTAATCTAACGCACACTTATAATAAAACTGGATTAGAATTAATGGATAAAGAAAAGTATGAGGAAGCAATAGGGTATTTTGAAAAGTCATTAAAAGCATCACCAAAATATGAGGATGATTTTTTAAAGAATCCTAATAAAATATATGAAAAAGATGATGAACTGTGGGATGCACCTCTTAATAATTTAAGTTGGGCATACTACGAATTAGGTGAGTATGAAAAGAGTGTTCGATATATAAAAGAATCTCTAAGAATTTTACCTAATGATGATGTGGAATATTTTAATGGGGCAAAGACCTATTTTGAACTAGGTGACGTTGATACGGCCCTAGGTTACTATAAAAAAGCAGCAGAGATGACAACGGAATATTACGAGGCCTATTTTGGAATAGGAAGGTGTTATTATGAAAAGGGAGAATACAAAAAAGCCCTAAATGCCTTCAATAAATACTTAGAATATAATAAGGATAGTATTAATACCAATTTGTTTAAAGTATATTGTTATTTGTATGATAATAAGGAAAAGGACGCCCTTATATATATAAACTATTTGATGAAAACTTATCCTGACAATCATAATATATATTATGATAAGGCAGAAGTTCTAAAGACCATAGGTAATTATGATAAAATTAAAGAGTTTTATGATGATTATATTGAAAAATTCTCTGAAAAAGGGAATTTAGAATATGACATGGGAAGAATGGCTTATAGTAAAGGTAGATTTGAAGAAGCATTAAACTATTTTACAAGGGCTACCCAAAAGGATAATGAAAATGAATATTACCATATTGCCATAGGTTATACCTATAGAGAGTTAGGACAGTTGGAAAAGGCCTCCCAACATGGGGAAAAAGCCATAAGGGTAAATCCTAATAGTTATGCTGGTTATACCCTATTAGGAGATGTGGAAATTACTAGACAAGATTATGTGAAGGCTATAGAATTTTTTAATAAATCTATAAATATACAGCCTAATTTTGAAAGTGCCTATGAAGGAAAATTAGCAGCCCTTTATTTAAACAAAAGATATGAAAAGGTAATAGAATCTGGATTAAAATATGAAGAGATGTTTGAGAACAATTATGGTATCTCTTTGTATCTAGGAAATAGTTATTTTCAACTATTGAAGTATGATGAGGCCATAGATGAATACAAAAATATATATAGTATAGATCCTGAAAATAGTATGGTTTTAAGTTCAATAAGTATGAGTTATTTTTATTTAGATGACTTTAATAATGCTAGAAATTTTGCTAATAAGGCATTAAAAATAGATCCAATGGATCCTAACAGCTTGTTTGTAAAAGAGTATTTAGAGGATATGGATAAACCTATAGTAAATTTAATAGATGAATTGTTTAAAGAAGAATATTTATATTATGGAGAATTAAAAGACTATAATAATGAAATAAAAGACTACTTAGATAAAAAAAATTTAAGCAATGGGAATGTGGATAAATTATTAAATGAATTGAAAAAGGAAGACGATATTTTCACATATAGTATTTATGGCAAAAACTATGACTATGTGGAAAAGGAAGAAGAAGAAAGTGAAATTTTTACCTGGGCAGATAAGGATAAATATTATGTTAAAATAGATAATTTTTATTTAAATACGGATGAACAATTTATAAAGTTCATAGACTCTATAGATAATCCAGAAAATAAAAAATTAATAATAGATCTACGTTATAATACGGGAGGTACTACTGAAAGTGCCAATATCATATTAGATACATTATTACCAGAATGTATTGTGAGTAGTACTGTAGATAGAAATAATAAAAAATCCGAATACAAGTCAGATGCAGCTCAAACTAAATTTGAAAAAATATATGTATTTGTAGATAAAGATACAGCTAGTGCAGCAGAATTATTAACATTGGGATTAAAAGACAAATTAGAAAATGTAACTATTATAGGTGAAAAGACATTCGGTAAGGGTGTAGGTCAAGTTGTGTATAACCATAAAAAGAAACATATATTATTAGCCATAGTAAATCACAAATGGTATGTGGGAGATAAAAATGTATTAGGAGTAGGTATAGAACCAGATATAAAAGTATCAGGACCTACAAAGGAAGACTATTTTAAATATGTTAATTAA
- a CDS encoding V-type ATP synthase subunit I, which produces MKKFIGIALIGTMLLSTGASFADNTEAIKKEGLKKRPGIVKEFDKEKAVERIEKLQEEGKITAEQAKEMMDRVDEREYLGEDFRELSMEEKIERVKDLVDEGKIDEDRYDDIVKRIEQMEELKGLKDLSKEEREEKIQELIDEGKLDEDFVEKLKERKGGHRGHGGNGKRHEEFGEDFRKLSKEEKIERIKDLVDEGKIDADKYDDIVKRIEQMEELKGLKDLSEEERKEKIQELIDEGKLDEDFVKKFKEGKGGHRGHEKRPGALGEDFRELSKEEKIEKINDLVEEGKLDQERAEKMIQAIEEGKTFEKGQRGQRRAQ; this is translated from the coding sequence ATGAAAAAATTTATAGGAATAGCTTTAATAGGAACAATGTTACTTTCAACAGGAGCTTCATTTGCGGATAATACAGAAGCTATAAAGAAAGAGGGATTGAAAAAAAGACCAGGAATAGTAAAGGAATTCGATAAGGAAAAGGCTGTAGAGAGAATCGAAAAATTACAAGAAGAAGGAAAGATAACAGCAGAGCAAGCTAAAGAGATGATGGATAGAGTAGATGAAAGAGAATATCTTGGAGAAGATTTCAGAGAATTATCTATGGAAGAAAAGATTGAGAGAGTTAAAGATCTAGTAGACGAAGGTAAGATAGATGAAGATAGATATGATGATATTGTAAAAAGAATAGAGCAAATGGAAGAATTAAAAGGATTAAAAGATCTATCTAAGGAAGAAAGAGAAGAAAAAATTCAAGAGTTAATAGATGAAGGTAAATTAGATGAAGACTTTGTAGAAAAATTAAAAGAACGTAAAGGTGGCCATAGAGGTCATGGTGGTAATGGAAAAAGACATGAAGAATTTGGAGAAGATTTCAGAAAATTATCTAAAGAAGAAAAAATAGAGAGAATTAAAGACTTAGTAGATGAAGGAAAAATAGATGCAGATAAATATGATGATATTGTAAAAAGAATAGAACAAATGGAAGAACTAAAAGGATTAAAAGATCTATCTGAAGAAGAAAGAAAAGAAAAAATTCAGGAACTAATAGACGAAGGTAAATTAGATGAAGACTTTGTAAAGAAATTCAAAGAAGGTAAAGGTGGCCATAGAGGTCATGAGAAAAGACCTGGAGCACTAGGAGAAGATTTCAGAGAGTTATCTAAAGAAGAGAAAATAGAAAAAATTAATGATTTAGTAGAAGAAGGTAAATTAGACCAAGAGAGAGCAGAAAAGATGATTCAAGCTATAGAAGAAGGAAAAACATTTGAAAAAGGACAAAGAGGACAAAGAAGAGCTCAATAA
- a CDS encoding DUF6882 domain-containing protein yields MTNEEFEKFLDKSYEELENKQQNLFNNYNIGTYESYWFNQNSMTLQFKNNGKVELEFRIVCIGTWAHEKDTWMWGWANDSFTSDIRQDSEELKKLKEFTGYDAFEMEAFECDENTAYEITAISVNHLNALGMYKIPGEKSHLFLALMER; encoded by the coding sequence ATGACAAATGAGGAATTTGAAAAATTTTTAGATAAATCATATGAAGAATTAGAAAATAAACAACAGAATTTATTTAATAATTACAACATAGGAACATATGAAAGTTATTGGTTTAATCAAAATTCTATGACTTTGCAGTTTAAGAACAATGGAAAAGTAGAACTAGAATTTAGAATCGTGTGCATTGGAACATGGGCCCACGAAAAGGATACTTGGATGTGGGGTTGGGCAAATGATAGCTTTACTAGTGATATAAGGCAAGATTCTGAAGAACTAAAAAAATTAAAAGAATTTACTGGATATGACGCATTTGAAATGGAAGCCTTTGAGTGTGATGAAAATACAGCCTATGAAATAACTGCCATAAGCGTAAATCATTTAAATGCCTTAGGCATGTATAAGATACCAGGAGAAAAAAGTCATTTATTTTTAGCATTAATGGAAAGATAA
- a CDS encoding PhzF family phenazine biosynthesis protein: MKTKEFYVVNSFAKKSFEGNPAAIFVEGNEIDEKKMQAIARQMNLVETVFIMEPDNKKEYDFELRYFTPIKEVPIAGHPTVAAFIALEASGKIHISNKSNYIIKTKAGLQEIKVHKDNDETIVMMESSKPVFYQEIIDRHEVAQVLGVNVDDFIEDLPIEPVHTGLGHIVVPVKSMDALMKVKRNINELKELCSRVNMSEAQVFTFETYDGKSNIHTRNICPRNGIEDPGCGIGNSAVSAYILKNKYPNEREIRLKAEQGTIVNMPCVIETCTTREEGNNMRVLVGGTGRVMIKGECNIE; encoded by the coding sequence ATGAAGACAAAAGAATTTTACGTAGTAAATAGTTTTGCAAAAAAATCATTTGAAGGTAACCCAGCGGCCATATTTGTGGAAGGTAATGAAATAGATGAAAAAAAAATGCAGGCAATTGCCCGCCAAATGAATTTAGTAGAGACTGTATTTATTATGGAACCAGATAATAAAAAGGAATATGATTTTGAACTAAGATACTTTACTCCTATTAAAGAAGTACCCATAGCAGGACATCCTACTGTTGCCGCATTTATTGCCCTTGAAGCTTCAGGGAAGATACATATTTCTAATAAATCTAATTACATAATTAAAACAAAGGCAGGCTTACAAGAGATAAAAGTACATAAAGATAATGACGAAACTATAGTTATGATGGAATCATCAAAACCAGTCTTTTACCAAGAGATTATAGATAGACATGAAGTTGCACAAGTACTTGGTGTAAATGTGGATGATTTCATTGAAGACTTACCCATTGAGCCAGTTCATACAGGACTGGGACATATAGTAGTTCCTGTAAAGTCAATGGATGCCTTAATGAAAGTAAAAAGAAATATTAACGAGTTAAAAGAACTTTGTAGTAGAGTAAATATGAGTGAAGCACAAGTATTTACCTTTGAAACCTATGATGGAAAATCCAATATACATACAAGAAACATATGCCCACGAAATGGAATAGAAGACCCAGGCTGTGGAATAGGTAATTCAGCAGTAAGTGCATATATATTAAAAAATAAATATCCCAACGAAAGAGAAATAAGGTTAAAAGCAGAACAGGGTACAATCGTAAATATGCCTTGCGTAATTGAAACATGTACTACTAGGGAGGAAGGTAATAATATGAGAGTCTTAGTAGGGGGAACAGGGAGAGTTATGATAAAAGGGGAATGTAATATTGAATAA
- a CDS encoding MalY/PatB family protein encodes MKYDFNSVIDRRVVPTEKWSKEKLKTYFGSDDLLPLWVADMDFKVSDSLISDLVKRAEHGIFGYEYKPASHHKAIINWFEKRHNWRFNQNDLFYAPSILSALSILIDLLTEVNDQIIIQTPVYYPFSKIIKSHKRVPIKNSLRLVDGKYEIDFEDLEEKAKDPKTKVIIIANPHNPVGRVWTRDELKKMGDICVKHGVLIISDEIHCDIVYKNYKYTPMASISEEIANITMTCLSPGKTFNISSLSTAAVVISNKDISEKYKNFVDKYYINQNNAFSSVAFQSVYTKGEEWFEQFLAYLEGNLKFLKSYLKDNAPIIDIIEPEGTYLVWLDIRKLDMDAKKLQKFIIHEAKLAFDFGHWFGREGAGFIRINIACPRETLKTALIRLKSAIEHGNY; translated from the coding sequence ATGAAATATGATTTTAATTCAGTAATTGACAGACGTGTTGTTCCAACTGAAAAATGGAGTAAGGAAAAATTGAAAACCTATTTTGGAAGTGATGATCTATTACCTCTATGGGTTGCTGATATGGATTTTAAAGTATCCGATTCATTAATATCTGATTTAGTTAAAAGAGCAGAACATGGAATATTTGGATATGAGTATAAACCTGCTTCTCACCATAAGGCCATTATAAATTGGTTTGAAAAACGACATAATTGGAGATTTAATCAGAATGATTTATTCTATGCACCTAGTATTTTATCAGCCCTATCTATTCTCATAGATTTATTGACAGAAGTTAATGACCAAATCATTATACAGACACCAGTTTATTATCCATTTTCAAAAATTATTAAATCTCATAAAAGAGTTCCTATAAAAAACTCTTTAAGATTAGTGGATGGAAAATATGAAATTGATTTTGAAGATCTTGAGGAAAAGGCTAAGGATCCCAAAACGAAAGTAATCATCATAGCAAACCCACATAATCCTGTTGGAAGAGTATGGACAAGAGACGAGCTAAAAAAAATGGGAGATATTTGTGTAAAACATGGCGTATTAATAATATCTGATGAGATTCATTGCGATATAGTATATAAAAATTATAAATATACTCCTATGGCGTCCATTTCAGAAGAAATTGCAAATATCACTATGACATGTTTATCACCTGGTAAAACTTTCAATATATCTAGTTTATCTACTGCTGCTGTTGTGATTTCTAACAAAGATATTTCGGAAAAATATAAAAACTTTGTAGACAAATATTATATTAATCAGAATAATGCCTTTTCTTCAGTAGCATTCCAATCCGTCTATACTAAGGGCGAAGAATGGTTTGAACAATTTTTAGCTTATTTAGAAGGTAACTTAAAATTCTTAAAGAGTTATTTAAAGGATAATGCGCCCATTATTGACATAATTGAACCTGAGGGAACTTATTTAGTGTGGTTAGACATTAGAAAATTAGATATGGATGCAAAAAAATTACAGAAGTTTATTATTCATGAAGCAAAATTAGCTTTTGATTTTGGACATTGGTTTGGTAGAGAAGGTGCGGGTTTTATAAGAATTAACATTGCTTGTCCAAGGGAAACATTAAAGACAGCTTTAATTAGATTAAAGTCGGCTATTGAACATGGCAATTATTAA
- a CDS encoding DUF4261 domain-containing protein, whose translation MGLLEKFFGKRKKRVKESEKVIEDSQPAISLIFNELPIIDSEVVGKRIEEIESLKGSVHITLDKELNDGENILSVIEFDDHKIKLVGFNGPLPSNTINHTVNCSYWKPDEKEVMRNHKAHIICYYHGKNSDPIEKYIALYKVAYAFMENGLIGLINEDAWTCNLAYVIDDLMNEGMLEECRNVPPLLLWTNLVKMPTESGTWMFTKGNHIFGVNDFAYKGDMSKASEVNEIFNNIFYYIYENKVNVEVGHTLQIKEDVYLKFEKVTEEKEYIEGPLGTLVIERINPNDINSY comes from the coding sequence ATGGGGTTACTGGAAAAGTTCTTTGGTAAAAGGAAGAAAAGAGTTAAAGAAAGTGAAAAAGTAATAGAAGATAGCCAACCTGCCATATCCTTAATATTTAATGAATTACCTATAATAGATAGTGAAGTTGTAGGTAAAAGAATAGAAGAAATAGAATCATTAAAGGGTTCTGTTCACATTACACTAGATAAGGAACTAAATGATGGAGAGAATATATTATCCGTTATAGAATTTGATGATCATAAAATTAAGCTAGTAGGATTTAATGGACCATTACCAAGTAATACAATTAATCATACAGTAAATTGCTCATACTGGAAACCGGATGAAAAGGAAGTTATGAGGAATCATAAAGCACATATAATATGCTACTACCATGGTAAAAATTCAGATCCTATAGAAAAATATATAGCCTTATATAAGGTAGCTTATGCCTTTATGGAAAATGGTTTGATAGGGTTAATTAATGAAGATGCTTGGACTTGCAATCTAGCTTATGTTATTGATGATTTAATGAATGAAGGCATGTTAGAAGAATGTAGAAATGTACCACCATTATTGCTATGGACTAACCTAGTTAAGATGCCAACAGAATCGGGCACATGGATGTTTACAAAGGGTAATCATATCTTTGGTGTAAATGATTTTGCATATAAAGGAGATATGTCAAAGGCGTCAGAAGTAAACGAAATATTTAATAACATATTCTATTATATATATGAGAACAAGGTTAATGTGGAAGTAGGACATACACTACAAATAAAAGAGGATGTTTACCTGAAATTTGAAAAGGTTACTGAGGAAAAAGAATATATAGAGGGACCATTAGGAACTTTAGTCATAGAAAGGATAAATCCTAATGATATAAATTCATATTAA
- a CDS encoding AbgT family transporter → MVTLIANILPYTIAFFILWSIQIVIWFLIGLLLGPGSPVLL, encoded by the coding sequence ATGGTAACTCTCATAGCCAATATACTTCCTTATACTATAGCCTTCTTCATATTGTGGTCTATCCAAATAGTTATTTGGTTCTTAATAGGTCTTCTTTTAGGACCTGGTTCTCCAGTTTTATTATAA
- a CDS encoding Tn3 family transposase, with product MSPNEKTIFILDYISNEALRRRMHRGLNKGEAMNALARAIKFIKTYYPLGWEHINLSKYKKSY from the coding sequence ATGAGTCCCAATGAGAAAACTATTTTTATCCTAGATTATATTTCTAACGAAGCTCTTCGGAGGCGTATGCATAGGGGGCTAAATAAAGGTGAAGCTATGAATGCTTTGGCCAGAGCAATTAAATTTATTAAAACATATTACCCACTTGGATGGGAACATATAAATCTTTCTAAATACAAAAAAAGCTACTAA
- a CDS encoding methyl-accepting chemotaxis protein, which yields MHHLIKIKNRILFLFIIIFSSLILQGLCMLTQMEGNNIFNPNVLLSSTILMTLISMVMLLGILKSIANPINKVNNLLKDTLKGDLTKRINITTNNEVGELSNSINLFLNGIEELILKIKNQIHTLAISTNQVSVATTQATQGIEDISNELSEVSLCFHNNARNVEKATIEIKEMINNIVFISQKLDVASESSKGILTAVNIGVENINEIVEVNNEVKQSTKEVYDSIKELKKSSVHIGKIVSIITNISEQTNLLALNATIESARAGQYGKGFAVVAEEVRRLSEESKESADTISSLIKEIQEKANYADLAITKEQQLVETSVEKINNIDEQFENILDRIVKITEEIKSISNSSREQSVIAEDMTNLMNEILGNTQKNDNSIYKINGVIENQVSIYQEIGSSIDELEKFASSLTDKTNKWECSCSAN from the coding sequence ATGCATCATTTAATAAAAATAAAGAATAGAATATTATTTTTATTTATAATAATATTTTCATCTTTGATTTTACAGGGCCTCTGTATGTTAACACAAATGGAAGGAAACAATATTTTTAATCCTAATGTGCTATTAAGTTCAACAATATTAATGACTTTAATAAGTATGGTTATGCTGTTAGGTATATTAAAATCTATAGCTAATCCAATAAATAAAGTAAATAACCTACTAAAAGATACTTTAAAGGGAGATTTAACTAAAAGAATTAATATTACAACTAACAATGAAGTAGGAGAATTATCAAACTCCATTAATTTATTTCTTAATGGAATAGAAGAATTAATATTAAAAATAAAGAATCAAATTCATACTTTAGCAATATCAACTAATCAAGTGTCTGTAGCTACTACCCAGGCTACTCAAGGAATTGAAGATATCTCTAATGAACTAAGTGAAGTATCACTTTGTTTCCATAATAATGCTAGAAATGTAGAAAAAGCTACAATAGAAATTAAAGAAATGATAAATAACATAGTATTTATCTCACAAAAATTAGATGTTGCTTCTGAAAGTAGTAAGGGCATTCTAACTGCAGTAAATATTGGAGTAGAAAATATAAATGAAATTGTAGAAGTAAATAATGAAGTAAAACAATCTACTAAAGAAGTTTATGATTCTATAAAAGAGCTTAAAAAATCGTCTGTTCATATTGGCAAGATAGTTTCAATAATAACTAATATTTCAGAACAGACCAATTTACTTGCACTAAATGCAACTATTGAATCTGCAAGAGCAGGACAATATGGAAAAGGGTTTGCTGTAGTAGCAGAAGAAGTTAGAAGGTTATCGGAAGAAAGCAAAGAATCTGCAGATACAATTAGTTCATTGATAAAAGAAATTCAAGAAAAAGCTAATTATGCTGATTTAGCCATAACAAAAGAGCAACAACTAGTAGAGACCAGCGTTGAAAAAATAAATAATATAGATGAACAATTTGAAAATATATTAGACCGTATAGTAAAAATAACAGAAGAAATTAAATCAATATCCAATTCATCTAGGGAACAATCAGTAATTGCTGAGGATATGACAAATTTAATGAATGAAATATTAGGAAATACTCAGAAAAATGATAATTCAATATATAAAATAAATGGAGTAATAGAGAATCAAGTAAGCATCTATCAAGAAATTGGGTCAAGTATAGACGAGCTAGAAAAATTTGCATCCAGCTTAACAGATAAAACAAATAAATGGGAATGTAGTTGTTCAGCAAATTAG
- a CDS encoding GNAT family N-acetyltransferase: MKLELIRPNMEMKEEYYDYINEWQKSGEDMIPYSVEPLDMDYEGWLDYTYKIENKDTCPSHLVTAHTYFLVSEDKRIIGAINIRHYLNDYLFNFGGHIGYGIRTSERKKGYASLMLSLGLAISKDLGIDKVLICCDKNNIGSAKTIMNNGGVLENEVHKDGEIIQRYWIEL; this comes from the coding sequence ATGAAACTTGAACTAATAAGACCTAATATGGAAATGAAAGAAGAATATTATGATTACATTAATGAGTGGCAAAAAAGTGGTGAAGATATGATTCCTTACTCTGTAGAACCATTGGATATGGATTATGAAGGATGGCTAGATTATACATATAAAATAGAGAATAAGGATACTTGCCCATCCCATCTAGTGACCGCACATACATACTTCCTAGTTTCAGAAGATAAAAGAATTATAGGAGCAATAAATATTAGACATTATTTAAATGATTATTTATTTAACTTTGGTGGACATATTGGTTACGGAATTCGTACATCAGAGAGAAAAAAAGGTTATGCATCATTAATGTTATCCTTAGGCTTAGCCATATCAAAGGACCTTGGAATAGATAAAGTATTAATATGTTGTGATAAGAATAATATAGGTTCTGCCAAAACAATTATGAATAATGGTGGAGTTTTAGAAAATGAAGTTCATAAAGATGGAGAAATAATTCAAAGATATTGGATTGAACTTTAA
- a CDS encoding DMT family transporter — MAATVKSLANIPVVEKIFFRNLLGIFIASYMLLKKKQSILGNNKRFLILRSGLGLMGIACYFYALSKIPLADAVILNKISPFFVVVISAIFLGEKIRKVQSIALMLSILGAGFVIKPEFNISMLPSIIALLSAFFAGSAYTIIRHLRHTDLPETIILYVSFISTVSMLPFLVLGQFTIPISTEILGLLGLSIFATSAQFLMTHAYRYAPAGELAIYSYSNIIFSTIIGFIIRSEIPDVLSIVGGGLIFIGGFINYYSNKRNESQ, encoded by the coding sequence ATGGCTGCTACGGTTAAGTCATTAGCTAATATACCAGTTGTAGAAAAAATTTTTTTTAGGAATCTTTTAGGTATATTTATTGCAAGCTATATGCTTTTAAAAAAGAAACAATCTATTTTAGGAAATAATAAAAGATTTCTTATTCTACGAAGTGGCTTAGGATTAATGGGGATAGCTTGTTATTTCTACGCTTTATCTAAGATACCCCTTGCTGATGCAGTTATTTTAAACAAGATATCTCCTTTCTTTGTTGTTGTTATTTCTGCTATATTTTTAGGGGAGAAGATAAGAAAGGTTCAATCAATTGCTTTGATGTTATCCATATTAGGTGCAGGATTTGTCATAAAACCAGAGTTTAATATTTCTATGTTACCATCAATTATTGCTTTATTGTCAGCATTTTTCGCAGGCAGTGCTTACACTATTATTAGACATCTAAGACATACTGATTTACCAGAAACTATAATTTTATATGTTTCTTTCATCTCTACTGTAAGTATGCTACCATTTTTAGTACTTGGTCAATTTACTATACCTATAAGTACAGAAATATTAGGCTTGTTAGGTCTTTCAATATTTGCTACATCTGCACAGTTTTTAATGACCCATGCCTATAGATATGCTCCCGCTGGAGAATTGGCTATATATAGCTATTCAAATATAATATTTTCTACAATAATAGGTTTCATAATTCGGTCAGAAATTCCGGATGTATTAAGCATTGTAGGTGGAGGGTTAATATTTATAGGGGGCTTTATAAATTATTATTCAAATAAGAGAAATGAGTCCCAATGA